From one Burkholderia latens genomic stretch:
- a CDS encoding LysR family transcriptional regulator: MDDIDLNLVTALDALLTEASVTAAARRLGLSTSAMSRTLARLRAATGDQLLVRAGRRLVPTPHAAALRDRVHAVAADARAVLRPATAGIDMATLSSTFTIRAGASFMDMLAAPVVAAIGDIAPGVRVRFVAKPDRDPAPLRDGTVDLEIGKRGDDAPELHTRELFHDRHVAVARAGHPLFSSGSGTGKVTRARYAGCRHVIAAQLGDFGGPADDPAGPLAPSHAVHVVVPGYPDAMRVAAGTDLIALVPRSSLGNAFTPGVADALGLRSFEIPIPLPEILVSALWHPRMHGDAAHRRLRDAVIDVCKRAYPEARPR, encoded by the coding sequence ATGGACGACATCGACCTGAACCTCGTCACCGCGCTCGACGCGCTGCTGACCGAAGCCAGCGTGACCGCTGCGGCGCGCCGGCTCGGACTGAGCACGTCGGCAATGAGCCGCACGCTCGCCCGGCTGCGCGCCGCCACCGGCGATCAACTGCTCGTGCGGGCGGGACGCCGGCTCGTCCCGACGCCGCATGCGGCGGCCTTGCGCGATCGCGTGCATGCGGTCGCAGCCGATGCACGCGCGGTGCTGCGACCCGCAACCGCCGGCATCGACATGGCGACGCTGTCGTCGACGTTCACGATCCGCGCCGGGGCGTCGTTCATGGACATGCTCGCCGCTCCGGTGGTCGCCGCAATCGGCGACATCGCCCCCGGCGTGCGCGTGCGTTTCGTCGCCAAGCCCGACCGCGACCCCGCGCCGCTGCGCGACGGCACGGTCGACCTGGAAATCGGCAAGCGCGGCGACGACGCGCCGGAGCTGCACACGCGCGAGCTGTTTCACGACCGGCACGTCGCGGTGGCGCGCGCCGGGCATCCGCTGTTCTCGTCGGGCAGCGGCACGGGCAAGGTCACGCGCGCCCGCTATGCGGGCTGCCGCCACGTGATCGCGGCACAGCTCGGCGATTTCGGCGGGCCGGCGGACGATCCGGCTGGCCCGCTCGCGCCATCGCACGCGGTGCACGTCGTCGTGCCGGGCTATCCCGATGCGATGCGCGTCGCAGCGGGCACGGACCTCATTGCGCTCGTGCCGCGCTCGAGCCTCGGCAACGCGTTCACGCCCGGCGTCGCGGACGCGCTGGGCCTGCGCAGCTTCGAGATACCCATCCCGTTGCCGGAGATCCTCGTGTCCGCGCTATGGCATCCGCGCATGCACGGCGACGCGGCGCATCGCCGGCTGCGCGATGCCGTGATCGACGTGTGCAAGCGCGCATATCCGGAGGCCCGCCCGCGCTGA